The Caldisericum sp. genome segment AGGTATTGGAAAAAGGATGCACTCAAAGGTGCCAAAAGTTCTCCACAAGATATGTGGAAGAGAAATGATTTTTTACGCAATCGACTCCGTAAAGGACATTGTAGATAGTGTTGTGGTAGTAATAAATGAATCGATGCCGAAGGAACTTTTTGATGGCTTCGAGGTAAGAGTTCAAAAGACACCTCTTGGAACAGGTGATGCTTTAAAGGTTGCACTTACAGGAATTGATACAGATCTTGTCCTCGTAACAACGGGCGATAACCCGCTTTTTGAAAAAGAGGATATCCTGAAGTTTTACAACTTCTTTAAAGAAACCAATTCTGATATTTCGTTTATCTCAGCAGAAGCAGATGACCCTACAAATCTGGGGCGTGTCTTGAGAAGTGGAGATGAGTTTGTAAAGATTGTTGAAGAAGCCGATGCAACCGAAGAAGAAAAGGCTATAAAAGAAATTAACACCGGAGTTTATCTATTCAAATTCTCGCTTTTAAGCAAAATCCTTGAGGAACTTTCGAACAATAACGCACAAGGCGAATACTATTTGACAGATACTTTAACAATAGCAAAGGATAAAGGCTACAAGGTAACAGTTTACAAACTTCCAAAAAAACTTCCAATCTATGGTGTTAATAACAGGTTTGAACTTTCTATTGCAGAAAAGATAATTCAAGAGAAGATTTTAAAAAAGCACATGCTTAATGGTGTTACGATTCATAATCCCGAAACTCAAAAAATCGATTACTTTGTTGAAATTGAAAACGACACAGAGATTCTACCTGGATGTGTTTTGGAGGGTAAAACAAAAATCGAATCTGATTGTGTGATAGGTCCGTTTGCACAGATTATTGATTCTCACATATCAAAAGGAAGTATCGTAAAGCAGTCAGTTGTTATGAATTCCTATGTTGGTGAAAACTGCTCAATTGGTCCTTTTGCTTATGTCCGCCCCGAAAACATCCTCGTAAGAAATGTAAAGATAGGCACTTTTGTTGAGGTAAAGAAGTCGAAATTTGATGAAGGTGCAAAAGTACCGCACCTTTCTTATATTGGTGATGCAACCGTTGGTAAAAATGTTAATATTGGTGCAGGGACTATTACCTGCAACTTCTCAGGGCTTGAGGGAAACAAGAAAAACCCAACCCTTATAGAAGACGATGTTTTTATAGGTTCACATTCGACTTTGGTTGCGCCACTTGTCATTCGTAAAGGTGCCTACACTGCTGCAGGTTCGGTCATAACACAGGAAGTTCCTGAGGATTCTCTTGCTATTGCAAGGGCTCAACAGGTTAATAAAATAGGATGGGTGAAGAGGAGGAAGGGGCAAAATGGTTAAAGAAATTCTTTCAATGGACGAAGTAAAAATTTTTACAGGCAACTCTAATGTGCCACTTGCTGAGGCGATTGCAAGTTATCTTAATATGAAATTAAGCCCTGCAATTGTCTCGAGGTTCCCAGACGGGGAAATCCAGGTAAGGTGCCTTGAATCTGTAAGAGGAAAGGATGTTTTTGTAATTCAATCGACACAGACACCAGCAGAAAATCTGCTTGAACTTCTCATAATGATTGATGCTATAAGGCGTGCTTCGGCGAGGAGTATCTCTGCAGTAATTCCTTTTTTTGGCTATGCAAGACAGGATAGAAAGACAAAGTCAAGAGAGCCTATCTCTGCAAAACTTGTTGCAAACCTAATAACCGTTGCTGGTGCAACGAGGGTTGTTTCTGTTGAATTGCATGCTGCACAGATTCAGGGATTCTTTGATATTCCCGCAGATAACCTTACAGCGGTTTTGATCCTTGGAAAGTATTTCAGGGAAAAGAATCTCGAAAACCCTGTTGTTGTTGCACCTGATGTTGGCGCAGTGCAGAGAGCAACTACATTTGCACAGGAAATACCAAATGCAACTCAGGCAATATTCGTAAAAAAGAGGCTAAGTCCCGAGGAAGTTGATACATCAAGGCTTATAGGTGAAGTTGAAGGAAAAAGCGTAATCCTGGTTGACGATGCGATACACACCGGGAATACACTTATAAGCGCAGCAAAAGAGGTCTTAAAAAGAGGAGCAAAAGAAGTCTATGCAACTGCAACCCACGGAATTTTTGCAGGAGACTCCTTAAAAGCCCTTGCAGAATCCCCCATTAAAGAAATTGTCGTTACCGATACACTTCCTGTCCAAAGTAGACCTGACCTTCCGGAAAAGGTGAAGGTTTTAAGTGTTGCTCCACTTATTGGTGAAGCAATAAGAAGAATTGTTATGCACGAATCTGTTTCTGAACTTTTTGAAAAAAAGTAAATTTTGATATAATATAAGGCTAAATTGTTTAACTTAGGAGGATAGAAGATGAAAAGAGTTTCTATAAATGCTGAAAGAAGGGAAGTAACTACTAAGGGCAATACGAATAAGTTGAGACAGGAAGGAAAAATTCCTGCAGTAGTTTACGGTAAAATAGTTGAGAATTTTTTTGTTGCAGTTGATTACAAAGAATTTGTAAAACTTGAGCGTGAGGTAGGGCGTTCAGCTATCTTCGATTTGAATGTTGATGGTAAAGTTTATCCTACAATTATTAAAGAGATTCAGATCGACCCAATTAAAAGAAACATAATTCATGTTGATTTTCAGGCAGTTGACCTTGATAAGCCAGTTTACACAAGCATTCCTCTTGTTTTCGTTGGCGAAGCAGTTGGTGTTAAGAAGGGCGGTATTCTTGAGCCATCCCTTCACGAGATAGAGGTTGAAGGACTTCTTACCGACTTGCCAGACAAGGTCGAAGTCGATGTTTCAAATCTTGATATTAAGGATGTTATCTATGTTAAGGATCTAAAACTTGGCGATAAGGTTAAAGTTTATTCAGATCCTGACGCAGTAGTTGTTTCTGTTGTTCCACCAACAACTGAGGAAGTTGCAGCACCAGCTCCTGCTGAGGGTGAGGGAGCACCTGCCGAAGGTAAAGCAGCACCTGCCGAAGGTAAAGCCGGGGCAAAGGCTGAAACTCCCAAAGAAGGAACAAAGGAGAAGTAGAGTTTTTGCTACATACGATGAAGGCTACCCGCTTCTTTGGGTAGCCATATTTTTTAAGGAGAGAATATGAGAGTACTTTTTCTTGGTGATATTTTTGCAGAGCCCGGAAGGGTTGCAGTAAAAGAAGGTCTTCCCAAACTCATAGAGGAATACCGTCCACATTTTGTTATTGCAAACGGTGAAAACGCAGCACACGGTGCTGGAATTACTTATGAGATTGCTCTTGAACTTCATTCTTATGGTATTGATGTTATAACTGGTGGAAATCATACTTTCGATAAGAAAGTGCTCTGGGAGAAATTTTCACTTCTTCCATACCTTTTAAGGCCGTTAAACTACCCTGAAGGTGCGCTGGGCAAAGGCTATGTTATAGTTGAAAAGAAAGATTTTAAGTTAGGTGTTATAAACCTTCAAGGGCGTGTTGAAATGCAGCCAATTGAATCTCCTTTTAAAGTTGGTGAGGTTGTTTTAGAGGAGATTCACTCAATAACTCCTTACATAATTGTTGATTTTCATGCAGAGGCAACAGCAGAAAAAGAAGCGCTCGGATTTTATTTCGACGGGAAGGTGTCTGCAGTAGTTGGCACACACACGCATGTTCAAACCGGCGACGAGAGGATACTTCCAAATGGCACTGCCTATATAACTGATGTTGGGATGTGTGGGGTTGAGGATTCTGTTATCGGCCTTGATAAGGAAGTTGCCCTTAAGCGTTTTCTTACCGGAATGCCCTGGAATTTTGAACCTGCAAAAGGAAACGCAACACTTCATTTCGTTGTAATCGATATTGACGACAAAGGTAAAGCAACACAAATTTTAAGGGGAAAGTGGAGAAAGATTTAGCAAACATCATAAAAGCGATCCCAGGGGAAATCCTCTGGCTTATTGAAGCTTCTTCTACTTATCTTGTAGGTGGTGCAGTCCGGGATTACTTACTCGATAAACCATTTTTTGATTATGATTTTATTGTTACAAGTAAGGATTTTGAAAGCCTTCCTTACAAACTAAAAGAAAAGAACCTAAAATATATCCTTCTTAATAGGATGACATTTCCACTTTACAGGGTCTTCCTTAATAACTTTACTTTTGATTTTACGACTTATAATAACCTCGAAGAAGATGCCTTAAAAAGGGATTTTACGGTTAATGCAATATATGTAAATGTTGGAGATTTAAAGACATATTCTCATCCTCTTGCTTTTGACGACCTAAGAAATAGAACTCTGCGTGTTTGCTCTGTAAACTCCGTAAGAAACGATCCAGTGAGATATATGCGTGCTTTCAGGTTTTTAGCACAGTACCATTTTTCTATTGAAGAGGAAACAAGATTGTTACTCCATACTTCAAAAGATCTTTATCTTACCTCAAAAAGAGAAAGGGCACGTGTTGAACTGCTTAAGTTCTTAAAAAATAGTGTTGATGACATAAAGTATGCTGTTTCTCTTGTATTTGATGGCGTTGACTTTTCTTTTATAAGGAGAATTTTAATAGGTGAAAAAATCCCTGAACTCCACAAAAATATAAATAAAGACTCGACTTACCTTGATATGTTAAAGGCATATTTTCTATCGAAAACCCATAACGAATTTTTATATGGACTTACTATAAAGGAGATGGAGTTTGTAAGTTTTATTGACAAAAAAATCGAAAGCAATTTTGAAAGTTTATTCGATGCCTTTTATGAAAAAAGAGGTAGACCCGAGTTTGTGATTTTAAATATTGTTGCAAATTTCAATACGGATTTACTTCCAATGTGTATAGAAGTTGTAAGAAGGTGGAAAAGAGAGAAAGTTAATTTTAGTGAGGTTGAGGTGTTTGCAAAGGAAAATTCATTAACTATCGATAAAGCCTCCAGAGAGGTTTTTAGGAGAATGTGCAGGAGAATTTATGAGAACATTTGCCATAATTAATTTTGGTTGCCAGATGAACGAGTACGAAAGTGATAGATTCAGGGAAGTCTTTTACGAATTTGGACTTAGCGAGGTCTCTAATATTGAAGAAGCGGATTTTGTGCTTTTTAACAGTTGTGCAGTGCGTGAAAAGTCTGAGCAGAAACTTATAAGTTCTGTTGGATATGCGCGTTCCCTTTATGAAAAATATGGACGTCCTTATGTTATTGTAACGGGATGTGTTGCATCAATAAGGGAAAAAGAGATTAAAAGGGTTGCAAAAGATAGCCTGTTCATGCTTTCGAAAGGATACGAGCTTGTTTATGATCGAGTTGAGGAACTCCGAAGAGAACTTTCAAAAATACTTAAGCCAGTTGGAAGTAGTTTTACCAGTAGTAGTGGTGTTTTTGCATATGTCCCTGTAATCTTCGGCTGTAACAGTTTTTGCACTTACTGTATAGTTCCTGCAACAAAGGGGCGTGAGAAATCAAGAAAGTTATCCGATATCATAGACGAGGTGCAAAGGCTTGTTGATAATGGCACAAAAGAGATAGTCCTTTTGGGGCAAAATATCAATCACTATGCGTACGACCTTGGCAACCCAAATGGATTTATAGAGTTGCTTGAAGCAGTTTCAAAAGTAAGGGGTCTTAAGCGATTACGGTATCTTACGCCTCATCCTGCATATTTCACAAAAGACCTAATAAAGCGTATGCGACAGATTGATAACCTTATGCCCCATTTCCATTTGCCTGTGCAGTCTGGCTCGAACAGGATTTTGGAACTTATGAAAAGAGAGTACACTAAAGAGTTTTACCTTGATATTATCGAGGCAATTTGGGAGATTTTTAAAGAGGCATCGATAACGACCGACATTATTGTTGGCTTTCCTACTGAAACCGAAGAGGATTTTATGGAGACTGTTAACCTGGTGAAGTATGTCCGGTTTGACAAAAGTTTCATTGCAGCCTACTCAAAGAGACCTAATACGCCTGCTTCAACAATGGAAGGACAAATCGACCCAAAAATTAAGAAAGAGAGGCTCAATTATCTTTTAAGCGTTCAAAACGAAATAAGCTTCGAAAAGAATAAAGCTTATATCGGCGGCACTTACGAAGTGCTTGTTGAGAATGTGAAAGGAAACGTTGCCTTTGGAAGGATTCCTCAGGACAAACTTGTTATATTCGAAACCGAAAAGCAAATTCAAACTGGTGATTTAGTAAATGTTCAAATAACCGATGCAGACTTTATACATCTAAAGGGAAAAATTGCAGACTCACTTTGACATTGTCTTTAATAGTATTTTGATTGAATTAAAGAAATTGAAGTTTTAGAACTTAAAGAGTCTTGCTTCGAGGTCTTCTCGTACATCTTCAGGAAGTGTCTCAATGAACTTATCGGTAACTTTATAGTATATTTTCCCTTCGAAAAATTCTTTTTCAATGTATCCCAGTTTAAGAAGTTCGTTTATTACCCTTGTGCTATTCACTCCTCGAATCTTGTCGATTTCCTCTTTTGTCCTTTTTTTCTTTAAAACAAGCCCTATTACCTCGATGAGATTTTTCGATAGTGTTACTTTTTTCCTCTTTATGAATTTCTCGAAATACCTTCTGTATGAAGGATTTGGCACCATTGAGACCTTATTCTTTTCAAATGCAATGTTTATGCCCGTTCCCTTTAAGCTGTTTTCAAGTTCCAAAAGGAGTTCGTTAACACTCCCTTTATCAAGTCCGAGTGTACTTGCAATTTTATCAATCCTCACCGGCTTTGGCGACACGAACAAAATTGATTCAATTGCGTAAAGGTATTCTTCCTTCTTCATTTATCCTCAGCACAATTGGTGAAAAGTGCGATTCCTGAATAATTCTTATAAACTTGTTCTTTGCTAATATGAGAACAGCAAGGAAAGTTGCAATGACCTCAATCTTGGAGGTGCACTGCTCGATGAGTTGTCTGAAGTCAATCTCTTTAAGTTGGGTAAGCATTTCTTTGAGTTTTTCGATTATCTCAGCAACAGAAACTTGAGGTGTCTCAATCGTCTTGTTCTCGTAATACTTTTCTCTTTCAAGGACTTCTTTTACGATTTTTTCAAGCCGTGAGATTGGAATTTCGTTTGAAGACACCTTTTCAACAAATGCTCTCTTTACAACGCTCCTTTCAACAGATTTTTCGATTACTTCTATAATGTCTTCAATGTTCTCTTCTTGAAGAGATTTCTTCCTCTGTTCTTTCAGTCCCAATAGATACAGAAGAAGTTCCGACTTAAGTTCAACAAGCGTTGCAAGCAAAAGCACTTTTTCGCTCATTTCAAATGCATCAATTTTCTCAAGTTCATTTTCTACAAGTTCAAGAATAGAGACACTTAAAAGGTAATTCTTGCTTCTTTTTGCTTCGTAGACGATGTCCTCAAGGCTCATTTCAGGTTCATCTTTGTGAGTGCTTCGTCAAGCGTTGCGTTTGCAACTTCTGATGCTTTTTTACTTCCCTCGACAAATATGTCCTCGACTCTGTCTATCTCTTTCTTCAATTCCTCTCTTTTTTCTCTTATCGGTCTAAGATAAGCGTTTAATTTATTTGCAAGGTTCCTTTTACATGCAACACATCCAATATTACCTGCCCTGCAATCTCTTTCAATGTCGTTAACTTCCTCTTTGTTAAAAATCTTGTGATAGGTAAACACATTGCACACTTCCGGGTGTCCTTTGTCGTGAAGCCTTATTTTCTCGGGGTCTGTAACTGCGTTCATTATTTTCTTTGTTGTGTTTTCCTCTGTGTCTGCAATCTTAATGTCGTTTTCAAGGCTTTTTGACATTTTTTTACCATCAATACCTGGCACATAAGGAAACTCTGTTAGGAGCGCTTGAGGTTCCACAAAAAGTTCTCCATAAAGGTAGTTAAACCTTCTTACCATTTCGCGGGTCATTTCAAGGTGAGGCAATTGGTCCTTTCCAACAGGCACATATTTTGCTTTGTAAAGGATGATGTCTGATGCCATTAATACAGGATACCCGAGTAGCCCGTAGGATGCGTTTTCTTTTAAGTCGAGGTCTCTTATCATTTCTTTTACTGTTGGGTTTCTTTCAAGCCAGGAAATAGGGACAATCATCGAAAGAAGTAAATGCAGATATGTATGTGCCGGGACTTTTGATTGAATAAATAGCGTTGCTTTATTTGGGTCAACTCCTGCAGAAAGCCAGTCGAGCATTACCGCAATCCTGTTCTTTTTAAAATCCTCTGTGTGTTCGTAGTTTGTTGTAAGGACATGCAAATCTGCGATAAAGAAATAACTTCTGTAAGTTTCCTGGAGTTTCTTGAGGTTGTCAATAACACCTACAAGGTGCCCTATGTGAAGTTCTCCTGTTGAACGCATTCCTGTTACTACGACATCCATAATTGCCTCCTTTATAATTTGCTAAGCAAGTTTAGTATTGGAGAAACAATTCTCGAGAAAAAGTAATTGAATCTAAAGAATGGAACGGATAAGATAATCACAAGGAATATTATTCCGTAATAGTTGAGGGAATCATCGTAAAGGAACCTAAGAGGGTTTTTTGTGAATGCAAATACTATCTTTGAACCATCAAGCGGAGGTATTGGAATAAGGTTAAATATGCCAAGATAAACACTTAGAACGATTATATACTGAACGAGTTGAACAAAATACCCAAAGCCAGTAAGGGCGATTGGGTTCCTGCTCATCCAGTTAAAAAGTGGCGCAAGGGCAAAAGCAAGTATGAAGTTTGCAAGAGGTCCTGCAAGCGAAACAAAAACCATGCCTTTTCTAAGATTTCTCAAAGCCGTAAAGTCTACAGGTACGGGCTTTCCCCATCCAAACCTGAAAATGATAAGCGCAAGAAGACCAATTGGATCGATATGCCTTAGAGGATTAAGCGAGAGCCTTCCTTCTTCTTTTGCGGTGACATCGCCCATTTTGTAAGCAACATATGCGTGTCCAAATTCGTGCACGGTTAAAACAATCAAAACAGCAGGAATCACATACAGCAATTCAGTTATATATTGAGTTATGTTGTTCATCATTTTCTCATCTCCTCAAATCAAATTTGTTACACTTAACAATTATATACATTAAATGCAATTTTCGAAAACCCTCTACCGTATTTCAAAAAATCTTGTAAAATAGAGAGAAATGGAAGATAAGGTTGTGGTTATTCTGGGACCAACTGCAACAAATAAAAGCAAGGTTGCACTGGAACTTGTAAAAGAATTTCCTTTAGAAATTGTATCTGCAGATTCGATGCAATTTTATAGAGGTATGGATATTGGAACTGCAAAAGTCCCAAAAGAGGTACGTGATATAATCCCCCATCACTTTATAGATATAATCGATGTAACCGAGGAATATAGTGTTGGACAGTACAAAAGAGATTTCTTGAAACTAAGCAAAGAAATATATGAGAGGGGAAAAATTCCTCTTATTGTAGGTGGCTCGGGGCTTTACATAAGGGCAATAACCGAAAACTTCCCTGTAGAAGTGTCGCCATCGCAAGACCCAGAACTCCGTAAAAGACTTTCTGAATTACCTCTTCCTGAACTAAAGAAGTTGGCAGAGAGTATCGATTTTGAGTCTGCATCCAGGGTATTTGACAAAAAGCGTTTGATAAGGATAATTGAGTTTTATACTAAAACCGGGAAGAAGATGTCCGAGGTAAAAAATCCTGAAAGCAAGTTCAAGTTTCTGAAGATAGGGCTTATTAAGGATAGAAAAATACTCTACAGAGACATTGATTTGCGTGTTTTGGAGATGATAAAACTCGGTCTTGTAGATGAAGTAAGGCATCTTTTGGAAACGTATCCTCACTGGTCGAAAACTGCAAGACAGGCAATTGGATACAAGGAAATTCTCGATGTGTTTTCGGACAAAATGAGCCTTGAAGAGGCAGTGGAACTCATAAAGAAAAACACAAGGCATCTTGCAAAAAGGCAGATAACCTGGTTTAAGAAAGAGAAAGGCGTTTTGTGGTTTGATTCTACAAATTTAAACGAAACCGTAAGCGAAGTAAAAAGATTGGTAGGTGAATTTATAAATGATGATTGAAAAAGAATTATTAGATTTGGGAAGAAAAGTAGAGTTGGAATTGAAGCCATATTTTGAGTCGGTTGACCTTATTCGTGAGAAAAATTTCCTCAAAGTCCTTGATGCATTTCAAAGCGTAAAACTCCACGATTCCGACTTGAATTATACATCTGGTTACGGCTATAACGACATTGGAAGAGAAAAAGTTGAATCGATTTTTGCAAAGATATTTGGAGGCGCTGATGCAATCGTGCGTCCCCAGATTATTTCAGGGACACACGCAATATCGTTAACTCTTTTTGGTCTTTTAAAACCAGGCGATTTGCTCGTCTATGCAAGTGGTACACCATACGAAACAGGCGAAGGCATAATCGGTATAAGAGATGTACCGGGTTCGCTTAAAGAATTTGGCGTTCATTACGGCGAATTCAATTTTAGGGATG includes the following:
- the glmU gene encoding bifunctional UDP-N-acetylglucosamine diphosphorylase/glucosamine-1-phosphate N-acetyltransferase GlmU, with translation MMTGVVLGAGIGKRMHSKVPKVLHKICGREMIFYAIDSVKDIVDSVVVVINESMPKELFDGFEVRVQKTPLGTGDALKVALTGIDTDLVLVTTGDNPLFEKEDILKFYNFFKETNSDISFISAEADDPTNLGRVLRSGDEFVKIVEEADATEEEKAIKEINTGVYLFKFSLLSKILEELSNNNAQGEYYLTDTLTIAKDKGYKVTVYKLPKKLPIYGVNNRFELSIAEKIIQEKILKKHMLNGVTIHNPETQKIDYFVEIENDTEILPGCVLEGKTKIESDCVIGPFAQIIDSHISKGSIVKQSVVMNSYVGENCSIGPFAYVRPENILVRNVKIGTFVEVKKSKFDEGAKVPHLSYIGDATVGKNVNIGAGTITCNFSGLEGNKKNPTLIEDDVFIGSHSTLVAPLVIRKGAYTAAGSVITQEVPEDSLAIARAQQVNKIGWVKRRKGQNG
- a CDS encoding ribose-phosphate pyrophosphokinase, with the translated sequence MVKEILSMDEVKIFTGNSNVPLAEAIASYLNMKLSPAIVSRFPDGEIQVRCLESVRGKDVFVIQSTQTPAENLLELLIMIDAIRRASARSISAVIPFFGYARQDRKTKSREPISAKLVANLITVAGATRVVSVELHAAQIQGFFDIPADNLTAVLILGKYFREKNLENPVVVAPDVGAVQRATTFAQEIPNATQAIFVKKRLSPEEVDTSRLIGEVEGKSVILVDDAIHTGNTLISAAKEVLKRGAKEVYATATHGIFAGDSLKALAESPIKEIVVTDTLPVQSRPDLPEKVKVLSVAPLIGEAIRRIVMHESVSELFEKK
- a CDS encoding 50S ribosomal protein L25/general stress protein Ctc, with amino-acid sequence MKRVSINAERREVTTKGNTNKLRQEGKIPAVVYGKIVENFFVAVDYKEFVKLEREVGRSAIFDLNVDGKVYPTIIKEIQIDPIKRNIIHVDFQAVDLDKPVYTSIPLVFVGEAVGVKKGGILEPSLHEIEVEGLLTDLPDKVEVDVSNLDIKDVIYVKDLKLGDKVKVYSDPDAVVVSVVPPTTEEVAAPAPAEGEGAPAEGKAAPAEGKAGAKAETPKEGTKEK
- a CDS encoding TIGR00282 family metallophosphoesterase, producing the protein MRVLFLGDIFAEPGRVAVKEGLPKLIEEYRPHFVIANGENAAHGAGITYEIALELHSYGIDVITGGNHTFDKKVLWEKFSLLPYLLRPLNYPEGALGKGYVIVEKKDFKLGVINLQGRVEMQPIESPFKVGEVVLEEIHSITPYIIVDFHAEATAEKEALGFYFDGKVSAVVGTHTHVQTGDERILPNGTAYITDVGMCGVEDSVIGLDKEVALKRFLTGMPWNFEPAKGNATLHFVVIDIDDKGKATQILRGKWRKI
- a CDS encoding CCA tRNA nucleotidyltransferase, with product MEKDLANIIKAIPGEILWLIEASSTYLVGGAVRDYLLDKPFFDYDFIVTSKDFESLPYKLKEKNLKYILLNRMTFPLYRVFLNNFTFDFTTYNNLEEDALKRDFTVNAIYVNVGDLKTYSHPLAFDDLRNRTLRVCSVNSVRNDPVRYMRAFRFLAQYHFSIEEETRLLLHTSKDLYLTSKRERARVELLKFLKNSVDDIKYAVSLVFDGVDFSFIRRILIGEKIPELHKNINKDSTYLDMLKAYFLSKTHNEFLYGLTIKEMEFVSFIDKKIESNFESLFDAFYEKRGRPEFVILNIVANFNTDLLPMCIEVVRRWKREKVNFSEVEVFAKENSLTIDKASREVFRRMCRRIYENICHN
- the miaB gene encoding tRNA (N6-isopentenyl adenosine(37)-C2)-methylthiotransferase MiaB, which encodes MRTFAIINFGCQMNEYESDRFREVFYEFGLSEVSNIEEADFVLFNSCAVREKSEQKLISSVGYARSLYEKYGRPYVIVTGCVASIREKEIKRVAKDSLFMLSKGYELVYDRVEELRRELSKILKPVGSSFTSSSGVFAYVPVIFGCNSFCTYCIVPATKGREKSRKLSDIIDEVQRLVDNGTKEIVLLGQNINHYAYDLGNPNGFIELLEAVSKVRGLKRLRYLTPHPAYFTKDLIKRMRQIDNLMPHFHLPVQSGSNRILELMKREYTKEFYLDIIEAIWEIFKEASITTDIIVGFPTETEEDFMETVNLVKYVRFDKSFIAAYSKRPNTPASTMEGQIDPKIKKERLNYLLSVQNEISFEKNKAYIGGTYEVLVENVKGNVAFGRIPQDKLVIFETEKQIQTGDLVNVQITDADFIHLKGKIADSL
- a CDS encoding SMC-Scp complex subunit ScpB, with product MKKEEYLYAIESILFVSPKPVRIDKIASTLGLDKGSVNELLLELENSLKGTGINIAFEKNKVSMVPNPSYRRYFEKFIKRKKVTLSKNLIEVIGLVLKKKRTKEEIDKIRGVNSTRVINELLKLGYIEKEFFEGKIYYKVTDKFIETLPEDVREDLEARLFKF
- a CDS encoding segregation/condensation protein A, which gives rise to MSLEDIVYEAKRSKNYLLSVSILELVENELEKIDAFEMSEKVLLLATLVELKSELLLYLLGLKEQRKKSLQEENIEDIIEVIEKSVERSVVKRAFVEKVSSNEIPISRLEKIVKEVLEREKYYENKTIETPQVSVAEIIEKLKEMLTQLKEIDFRQLIEQCTSKIEVIATFLAVLILAKNKFIRIIQESHFSPIVLRINEEGRIPLRN
- the trpS gene encoding tryptophan--tRNA ligase, translated to MDVVVTGMRSTGELHIGHLVGVIDNLKKLQETYRSYFFIADLHVLTTNYEHTEDFKKNRIAVMLDWLSAGVDPNKATLFIQSKVPAHTYLHLLLSMIVPISWLERNPTVKEMIRDLDLKENASYGLLGYPVLMASDIILYKAKYVPVGKDQLPHLEMTREMVRRFNYLYGELFVEPQALLTEFPYVPGIDGKKMSKSLENDIKIADTEENTTKKIMNAVTDPEKIRLHDKGHPEVCNVFTYHKIFNKEEVNDIERDCRAGNIGCVACKRNLANKLNAYLRPIREKREELKKEIDRVEDIFVEGSKKASEVANATLDEALTKMNLK
- a CDS encoding site-2 protease family protein, with product MMNNITQYITELLYVIPAVLIVLTVHEFGHAYVAYKMGDVTAKEEGRLSLNPLRHIDPIGLLALIIFRFGWGKPVPVDFTALRNLRKGMVFVSLAGPLANFILAFALAPLFNWMSRNPIALTGFGYFVQLVQYIIVLSVYLGIFNLIPIPPLDGSKIVFAFTKNPLRFLYDDSLNYYGIIFLVIILSVPFFRFNYFFSRIVSPILNLLSKL
- the miaA gene encoding tRNA (adenosine(37)-N6)-dimethylallyltransferase MiaA, whose translation is MEDKVVVILGPTATNKSKVALELVKEFPLEIVSADSMQFYRGMDIGTAKVPKEVRDIIPHHFIDIIDVTEEYSVGQYKRDFLKLSKEIYERGKIPLIVGGSGLYIRAITENFPVEVSPSQDPELRKRLSELPLPELKKLAESIDFESASRVFDKKRLIRIIEFYTKTGKKMSEVKNPESKFKFLKIGLIKDRKILYRDIDLRVLEMIKLGLVDEVRHLLETYPHWSKTARQAIGYKEILDVFSDKMSLEEAVELIKKNTRHLAKRQITWFKKEKGVLWFDSTNLNETVSEVKRLVGEFINDD